TTGAACAATATCAGGAGTATGCTGGAGAATTTGAAAGAATTACTGATTATCAAAAAAATGATTTGGCAGTTTTAGTGAATGAAGTTGATGAACAATTATTTTATGGAAAATTGCGTCAAGTTTCTAAAAAGATGAAACAACTTGATGAGATGTTATATACATATGAAAAAGATTCACAGGCTTTATTAGCGAAAATTGAGACAATTACAGAAATTGAAAATGTTCAAAGAATTGAAATTATTCGTGTAAAAGAAAAATATCGTCAAACAATTGATCGTTTTGAAACAATTCGTTTTAAAGTAGAAGAGTTTGTTCCAAGTCTTTTAGATATTTTTAATGAAGTTGATGATTCGTTTGTAAAATTAGAGGGAATGATGAATAATCAACGATTTGAAGATGCTCAGCAATATACGAAAGAAATTGAAGAAAAAGTTTATTGGATTGACCAGCGTTTAGAAGATTTACCTAATTATATTGCAGTTGTGAGACAATATATTCCAAAGAAAATGAATCATATAGAAACACTTTTAGAAGAAATGTCACAAGATGATTTTTCATTAAATCAGTTAGATGTACAAGGGCGCTTTGAGGTAATCAAAAATACTCTTGAAGAATCTATTGTTCATATTAAAAGATTAGAATTAGAAGATATGGGTGCTGTTTTACAAAATTTAGTAGATAGTATTGATGCTTTGATTCATGATTTAGAAACTGAAAAACAGTCATTTAAAGAGTTTAAAGAAAAATGGGATTCATGTTACACATTGATTACTGATATCTATGATCAATATAAACAGGCGATGATTGATTATAATAGAATTAAAAGTTTATATTTGATTGATGTAGATAATGTTGAAATTGATGAAAAATTTCATGAATTTGATAAGATTCTAAGAGAATCTTATGATTTAGAAGAAGAGATGAAAAAAGGTGATTTTTCATATTCACAAATGATATCAAAGGTTGAAGTTATGCATGATCGTGCAGCAGCACATCAAGATGATTTGAATGCTTTCTTTGCTTTTAGAGATCATCTTTATTTACAAGAACAAAGAGCTATTGATGAGTTGGAAAATATTAATATTGTTTTATTGGAAATTAAATCAGAAATTAAGAATAAGCACTTGCCAATGATTAATGAATCATATAAAGATTATATTCAGGATTCTTATGATAAAGCGGCTCAAATTCAGGCATATCGCATGAATAGACCAGTGGAATTGTCAGAATTATCAAAACGTGTTGATGGCGCAAGAGATGTTATTTATAAACTCTATGATAATGTTCATAATTTAATTGTGACTGCTGAAATGGTAGAAGAGGCAATTGTCTTTGGGAATCGTTTCCGTTCAACTTTCTTAGAAGTGAATACAGAATTAACAAAGGCTGAAGTTTTGTTTAGAAATGGTGAATATACAAAAGCATTATCAACAGCTGTTGATATTATTGAAAAGATTCAGCCTGGATCTTATGAAGAATTAATCAAAAAATCGAGTCAAAAGTCCGAATAAGGACTTTTTTAGTGGCTTTTTAATTATAAAAATGTTATATATACATATATTAGAGTGGAGGGAACATATGATTTATTTAGATTATGTATCAACAACACCTTTAAATCAGGATGTTAATCAAATGTATCAGTCTTTATTGAATGATTATTTTGCAAATGCTGACTCATTGTATTCATTAGGATTACAAACCAGTTCATTAATGGAAAAATCAAGAAGTTTAACGGCACAAATGTTAGGTGTCAAACCGACTGAGATTATTTTTACAAGTGGAGCAAGTGAATCTAATAATACAGCGATTAAAGGATGTGCATTTCAATATCAAAATCGAGGCAAGCATATTATAACCAGTGCGATTGAACATTCTAGTGTTCATAATACGTGTTTACAACTGAGAGATGTTTTTGGTTTTGAAGTTGATTTTATTTCGATTGATCAACAAGGTAGGTTGAATTTACAGGAATTAAAAGAAAAAATGAGACCAGATACAATCCTTGTATCCATTATGTATGTTAATAATGAAATAGGCATTATTAATCCTATCAATGAGATTAGAAAAATAATTTCAGAAAAAAATGCAAGAACGAAATTACATGTGGATATGGTTCAGGCATTAGGTAAAATTCCAATCGATTTATCATTGGTTGATATGGCAAGTTTTTCAGCACATAAGATCTATGGATTAAAAGGAAGTGGAGTTTTATTTAAAAAAGAATCAACATCTTTAGTTCCACTTATTAGTGCTGGACAACAAGAATATGGATTGCGTGGTGGAACATCTAATACTGCAACTCATACAATGTTTGCCAAAACATTGCGTTTAGCATTAGAAAATCAAGGTCAGAAATATCAGTATGTCCAATCATTGAATCGTTATGTTCGACAAGTATTAATGCAAATTGATGATGTTGTTATTAATACGCCAGAACAAAACAGTTCACCTTATATTCTTAATTTTTCATGTGTAGGATATAAACCAGAAGTCATTTTACATGCTTTAGAGGCACAAGAATGTTATGTTTCTACAAAAAGCACATGTTCTTCACATAAAAATGATATATCGAGAACATTAGCAGCAATGCATATGAATGAAGCAGTTGCAAAAAGTGCAATTCGCATCAGTTTTTCTGATTTAACAACACAAAATGAAATAGATGAGTTTTTATTTCATTTACAAACAATATTAAAGACAATTAAAAAGCAGAGGTAAAGAAATGGAATGTAATCATATTTTAGTTCGTTTTGGAGAACTTACAACAAAAGGTAAAAATCGTAAATTATTTATTCGTAAATTATGTCAGAATACAAAAGAAATATTAAAAGACTTTTCTCATCTGAGATATGATCTTTCATTTGATCGTATGTATATTATTTTAAATGGTGAGGATGCAAAGGCTGTCTGTGAAAAGTTAAAGACAGTCTTTGGAATTCACTCTTTTTCTGTCTGTTATCAAGTTGAAAGTGATTTAGAAAAAATTAAAGATGTTTGTTTACAGATTATTGAAAATAATCAAG
The sequence above is drawn from the Candidatus Stoquefichus sp. SB1 genome and encodes:
- a CDS encoding septation ring formation regulator EzrA, yielding MDKVMEFIEKIGTRNLIFAGIGLAIIIIVFLFYRGMRLRKYRKMIVDVENRMNAIKSLPLQYRLGRVHSISKNMPDVVEQYQEYAGEFERITDYQKNDLAVLVNEVDEQLFYGKLRQVSKKMKQLDEMLYTYEKDSQALLAKIETITEIENVQRIEIIRVKEKYRQTIDRFETIRFKVEEFVPSLLDIFNEVDDSFVKLEGMMNNQRFEDAQQYTKEIEEKVYWIDQRLEDLPNYIAVVRQYIPKKMNHIETLLEEMSQDDFSLNQLDVQGRFEVIKNTLEESIVHIKRLELEDMGAVLQNLVDSIDALIHDLETEKQSFKEFKEKWDSCYTLITDIYDQYKQAMIDYNRIKSLYLIDVDNVEIDEKFHEFDKILRESYDLEEEMKKGDFSYSQMISKVEVMHDRAAAHQDDLNAFFAFRDHLYLQEQRAIDELENINIVLLEIKSEIKNKHLPMINESYKDYIQDSYDKAAQIQAYRMNRPVELSELSKRVDGARDVIYKLYDNVHNLIVTAEMVEEAIVFGNRFRSTFLEVNTELTKAEVLFRNGEYTKALSTAVDIIEKIQPGSYEELIKKSSQKSE
- a CDS encoding cysteine desulfurase family protein, which encodes MIYLDYVSTTPLNQDVNQMYQSLLNDYFANADSLYSLGLQTSSLMEKSRSLTAQMLGVKPTEIIFTSGASESNNTAIKGCAFQYQNRGKHIITSAIEHSSVHNTCLQLRDVFGFEVDFISIDQQGRLNLQELKEKMRPDTILVSIMYVNNEIGIINPINEIRKIISEKNARTKLHVDMVQALGKIPIDLSLVDMASFSAHKIYGLKGSGVLFKKESTSLVPLISAGQQEYGLRGGTSNTATHTMFAKTLRLALENQGQKYQYVQSLNRYVRQVLMQIDDVVINTPEQNSSPYILNFSCVGYKPEVILHALEAQECYVSTKSTCSSHKNDISRTLAAMHMNEAVAKSAIRISFSDLTTQNEIDEFLFHLQTILKTIKKQR